One region of Balaenoptera ricei isolate mBalRic1 chromosome 5, mBalRic1.hap2, whole genome shotgun sequence genomic DNA includes:
- the LOC132366449 gene encoding platelet factor 4-like: MSLTAGARAPGPRPSPGLLLLLLLAVALAQESSLPTVAAPPAVDSEGGAGDLGCVCVKTTSVVLPRRISSLEVIGAGLHCPSPQLIATLKDGRKICLDPQNPLYKKIIRKLLKT, from the exons ATGAGCCTGACAGCGGGTGCCCGCGCCCCCGGCCCGCGGCCCAGCCccgggctgctgctgctgctgctgctagccGTCGCTCTCGCCCAAG AGTCGTCACTCCCCACTGTCGCCGCCCCACCCGCAGTAGACTCTGAAGGTGGAGCTGGAGACCTGGGCTGCGTGTGTGTGAAGACCACCTCTGTGGTCCTTCCCCGGCGCATCTCCAGCCTGGAGGTGATCGGGGCTGGACTCCACTGCCCCAGCCCCCAACTGAT AGCTACGCTGAAGGACGGGAGGAAAATTTGCCTGGACCCGCAGAATCCTCtgtataagaaaataatcagGAAACTTTTGAAGACTTAG
- the PPBP gene encoding platelet basic protein: MRPRGSTTPSCTRAIPLPVLQVLLPMSLLLTTLVPSTTGEPKSMDRMLYVELRCSCVKTTSGIHPSNIQSLEVTRAGPHCSNVEVIAMLKNGKKICLDPEAPRIKKIVQKILEDGGSAA, translated from the exons ATGAGACCCAGAGGCAGCACCACCCCCTCCTGTACCAGGGCCATCCCACTTCCTGTCCTGCAGGTGTTGCTGCCGATGTCACTGCTGCTGACCACGCTGGTTCCCTCCACCACTGGAGAAC CTAAAAGTATGGATAGAATGCTGTACGTTGAACTTCGCTGCTCATGTGTGAAGACCACCTCTGGCATTCATCCCAGTAACATCCAGAGTTTGGAAGTGACCAGGGCAGGACCCCACTGCTCCAACGTCGAAGTAAT AGCAATGTTgaagaatgggaagaaaatcTGCCTGGACCCAGAAGCTCCCAGAATCAAGAAAATAGtccagaaaatattggaagatgGTGGGTCAGCTGCTTAA